A single region of the Thermotoga profunda AZM34c06 genome encodes:
- a CDS encoding cupin domain-containing protein: MNLLENIPYSDEQMGRRKIVDQKHLLIMQIALKPGQSVPEHKANSNVHLLVLKGSITVTLNNMTAKLKEGDLLPIEYQTPMSIKNNGDENATFLVIKTPNPSEMEK; the protein is encoded by the coding sequence GATGAGCAAATGGGTAGAAGAAAAATTGTAGATCAAAAACATCTTCTGATAATGCAAATCGCCCTAAAGCCAGGACAAAGCGTTCCCGAACACAAAGCCAATTCAAATGTTCATTTGCTTGTCTTAAAAGGGAGTATAACTGTTACACTGAACAATATGACTGCAAAACTCAAAGAGGGCGATTTATTACCGATTGAATATCAAACACCAATGTCTATCAAAAACAATGGTGATGAAAACGCGACATTCCTTGTGATAAAAACACCCAACCCAAGTGAAATGGAAAAATAA
- a CDS encoding CoA transferase subunit B: MIQDQNLAKVVIAKRVALELKDGDVVNLGIGIPTLVANYLPPKVEIFLQSENGILGMGPAPMNGYEHPNLTNAGGMPITFLPGACAFDSATSFGLIRGGHVDATVLGALQVDEEGHLANWMIPGKMVPGMGGAMDLVTGAKKVIVAMQHVAKGNAPKIIKKCTLPLTSVRRVDLIVTDMAVIEVTDKGLVLKEVAPQTTVEEVIQFTEAKLIVPDQVPVMPITL, from the coding sequence ATGATACAGGATCAAAATCTTGCAAAAGTTGTAATTGCTAAAAGAGTAGCACTTGAATTGAAGGATGGAGATGTTGTGAATCTTGGTATAGGCATTCCAACCTTGGTGGCAAACTATTTACCTCCTAAGGTAGAGATTTTCTTGCAGTCTGAGAATGGAATCTTAGGTATGGGTCCAGCTCCAATGAATGGATATGAACATCCCAATTTGACAAATGCTGGCGGGATGCCAATAACATTCTTACCTGGAGCTTGTGCGTTTGATTCAGCAACCTCTTTTGGTTTAATCAGAGGTGGACATGTCGATGCAACAGTACTCGGTGCTTTGCAAGTGGACGAAGAAGGTCACCTTGCAAACTGGATGATACCTGGCAAGATGGTGCCGGGTATGGGTGGTGCAATGGACCTTGTCACTGGTGCAAAGAAAGTCATAGTCGCGATGCAACACGTTGCAAAAGGTAATGCACCAAAGATCATCAAAAAATGTACGTTGCCTTTGACATCGGTCAGACGTGTTGATTTGATCGTTACAGACATGGCGGTCATCGAAGTGACAGACAAAGGACTTGTACTTAAGGAAGTTGCTCCACAAACAACCGTTGAGGAAGTTATTCAGTTCACTGAAGCAAAATTGATAGTTCCCGATCAAGTCCCAGTGATGCCTATAACTCTATAA